The following proteins are encoded in a genomic region of Arachis ipaensis cultivar K30076 chromosome B02, Araip1.1, whole genome shotgun sequence:
- the LOC107625240 gene encoding LOW QUALITY PROTEIN: pentatricopeptide repeat-containing protein At2g37310 (The sequence of the model RefSeq protein was modified relative to this genomic sequence to represent the inferred CDS: deleted 1 base in 1 codon; substituted 1 base at 1 genomic stop codon), translated as MRISNLLALPLTNQTHFAAIRQTLRHNHHGGVDIAAYGAAIQRCADRRLLRQGKQLHARFFLFSITPNNFLGSKLVTFYAKCNLMHHARKVFDEIPSKNSFSWNAMLMGYSFNGMFHKTLDLFYTFSFTHTVCIDNFTISCVLKALSSLFCSSNSAKEVHCFVIRGGLDRDLFVMNALVTCYSRCDQVVLARKVFDGMPERDTVSWNSMISGYSQGGFYEECKRLYLEMLGVPDAATVASVMQAXDASLALGLYARMLDEGIKPDPVTITAVLTACAHSGLVDEAWDIFNSMPSNCGIQPLMEQYACMVSVLSRAGKLSEAADFISKMAIKPSAKVWGALLHGASVYGDVEMGKFVCDHLFEIEPENTGNYIIMANLYSRYGRWEEADDVREKLKGIGLQKIRGSSWIETSRGLISFIAKDVSNERSDEIYALLEGLLSLMREEGYALRDELDSETSFG; from the exons ATGAGAATCAGCAACCTTTTGGCGCTCCCTCTGACCAATCAAACTCACTTCGCCGCCATCCGACAAACACTCCGCCATAATCACCACGGTGGCGTCGACATTGCTGCCTATGGCGCCGCCATACAGCGTTGTGCCGACCGCCGCCTCCTCCGCCAGGGCAAGCAGCTCCACGCGCGCTTCTTCCTGTTCTCCATCACACCCAATAACTTCCTCGGCTCAAAGCTTGTTACGTTCTATGCCAAATGCAACCTCATGCACCATGCACGCAAGGTGTTCGACGAAATACCGAGCAAGAACTCCTTCTCCTGGAACGCAATGCTCATGGGCTACTCATTCAACGGCATGTTCCATAAAACGCTAGACCTCTTTTACACCTTTTCTTTTACCCACACCGTATGCATTGATAATTTCACCATATCGTGCGTTTTGAAGGCGCTTTCTTCGTTGTTTTGTAGCTCAAATTCGGCTAAAGAGGTTCACTGCTTTGTTATTAGAGGCGGCTTGGACAGAGATCTTTTTGTTATGAATGCTTTGGTTACGTGTTACTCGAGGTGCGATCAGGTTGTACTTGCACGGAAGGTGTTTGACGGAATGCCGGAGAGAGATACTGTGTCGTGGAACTCAATGATTTCGGGGTATTCGCAAGGAGGGTTCTATGAAGAGTGTAAGAGGCTGTATTTGGAGATGTTGGGTGTGCCGGATGCAGCTACGGTTGCGAGTGTGATGCAGGCAT GAGATGCTAGTTTGGCGCTTGGCCTCTATGCTCGGATGCTAGATGAAGGAATTAAGCCTGATCCAGTTACAATAACTGCAGTATTGACAGCTTGTGCTCATTCTGGATTAGTAGATGAAGCTTGGGATATCTTCAATTCAATGCCATCAAATTGTGGAATTCAGCCATTGATGGAACAATATGCTTGTATGGTGAGTGTTCTTAGTCGAGCTGGGAAGCTCTCAGAGGCAGCAGATTTCATTTCCAAAATGGCAATTAAGCCAAGTGCTAAAGTCTGGGGTGCGTTGTTACATGGGGCTTCTGTTTATGGTGACGTAGAAATGGGCAAGTTTGTGTGTGATCATTTGTTTGAGATTGAACCTGAAAATACTGGAAATTACATAATTATGGCGAATCTATATTCACGTTATGGGAGATGGGAAGAAGCTGATGATGTCAGGGAAAAACTGAAAGGAATCGGGTTACAGAAGATCCGTGGAAGTAGCTGGATTGAAACAAGTAGAGGGCTAATAAGCTTCATTGCCAAGGATGTATCAAATGAAAGATCTGATGAGATCTATGCATTGCTGGAAGGGTTGCTTAGTTTGATGAGGGAAGAAGGATATGCTCTGCGGGATGAGTTAGATTCTGAGACTTCTTTTGGTTAA